Proteins encoded together in one Neobacillus sp. FSL H8-0543 window:
- a CDS encoding ribonuclease J produces the protein MRHRKNNSIKVITLGGIGEIGKNMYLIEVDSDIFVIDAGLMFPEEEMLGIDIVIPDMSYLSENKERVKAIFLSHGHEDHIGALSYLLRQVEVPVYGTKLTLALANAKLKEQEYSGTANFIEVDSDSCIDLDTVEVSFFRTNHSIPDSIGVCVHTSEGSIVYTGDFKFDQAATRLYKPDIGKMAAIGDQGVLCLLSDSTEAEKPGYTTSEAIVESEMSNAFYNAKGRIIAACFASDINRIQHVFNAARENNRKVAVVGESLERIYHIAFDLGYLEVADDLIIPVSEIKAYKDQEIVVLMTGSQGEPIEALQKMAKQSAKIVNIQQGDTVLIAASPLKGSELLISKTVDMLYRAGANVIAGRTIHVSSHGSQEELKFMINLMKPKFFIPVHGEYRQLMAHRKLAINVGISDEQILIPDRGDVVEIQSDKITLSGKVPSGNVLIDGIGVGDVGNIVLRDRRFLSQDGILIVVVTLTRQDKRIAAGPEIISRGFVYVRESERLMEESSKLVRTIVEKNLAKPAFDWASLKQNIRDDLNRYLYEKTKRRPMILPIIMEV, from the coding sequence TTGAGACATAGAAAGAATAATTCCATTAAGGTTATTACACTTGGTGGCATAGGAGAAATCGGAAAAAATATGTATCTTATAGAGGTAGATTCGGACATATTTGTCATTGATGCCGGGTTAATGTTCCCCGAGGAAGAAATGCTGGGCATCGACATTGTTATTCCCGACATGAGCTATTTGTCAGAAAACAAGGAAAGAGTAAAAGCAATTTTTTTATCACACGGTCACGAGGATCATATTGGTGCCCTTTCGTATCTTCTTCGTCAAGTCGAAGTACCCGTTTATGGAACGAAACTAACCTTAGCCCTTGCGAATGCAAAGTTAAAGGAGCAGGAATATAGCGGGACTGCTAACTTTATTGAAGTAGATTCGGATTCGTGTATTGATTTGGACACAGTAGAAGTGAGTTTCTTTAGAACAAATCATAGTATACCTGATTCAATCGGTGTCTGTGTACATACCTCGGAAGGTTCAATTGTCTATACGGGAGATTTTAAGTTTGATCAAGCTGCTACAAGACTATACAAACCTGATATTGGAAAAATGGCGGCAATAGGAGACCAAGGAGTACTGTGTTTACTTTCTGATAGTACCGAAGCAGAAAAGCCTGGTTATACTACTTCTGAGGCAATCGTTGAAAGTGAGATGTCCAATGCTTTTTATAATGCAAAAGGGAGAATTATCGCGGCATGCTTTGCATCAGATATAAACAGAATTCAGCATGTTTTCAATGCTGCACGTGAAAATAATCGAAAAGTTGCGGTAGTTGGTGAAAGTCTTGAAAGGATTTATCATATCGCCTTTGATCTTGGATATTTAGAAGTAGCTGATGATTTAATTATCCCTGTAAGTGAAATAAAAGCATATAAAGACCAAGAGATTGTTGTTTTAATGACAGGAAGCCAAGGAGAACCAATTGAAGCCCTCCAGAAAATGGCGAAACAATCAGCTAAAATTGTCAATATTCAACAGGGTGATACGGTACTAATAGCTGCTTCACCACTTAAAGGAAGTGAACTGCTCATTTCCAAAACAGTTGATATGCTATACAGAGCAGGAGCAAATGTTATTGCGGGAAGAACAATTCACGTATCTAGTCACGGGAGCCAAGAAGAATTGAAATTTATGATAAATCTCATGAAACCAAAGTTTTTTATTCCGGTACATGGGGAATATCGGCAATTAATGGCCCATAGAAAGCTGGCAATCAATGTTGGTATAAGTGACGAACAGATACTTATTCCAGACCGTGGAGACGTCGTTGAAATTCAAAGTGATAAAATTACGCTGAGTGGAAAGGTTCCTTCAGGGAATGTACTTATTGATGGCATAGGTGTTGGTGATGTAGGAAATATTGTGTTAAGAGACCGCCGCTTTTTGTCACAGGATGGAATCTTAATCGTGGTTGTTACTTTAACGAGACAAGATAAAAGAATAGCAGCAGGCCCCGAAATTATATCCCGAGGATTTGTCTATGTACGTGAATCCGAAAGATTAATGGAAGAATCATCTAAATTGGTTCGAACAATCGTGGAAAAAAACTTAGCGAAGCCTGCCTTTGATTGGGCTAGCTTAAAGCAGAATATTAGAGATGACCTAAATCGCTATTTGTACGAAAAAACAAAAAGAAGACCAATGATCCTGCCGATTATTATGGAAGTTTAG
- a CDS encoding ClpP family protease: MDKDLQKSKSENQEGQEPQKDERASSSLMEKIQQLGQTNVPQLSTDSKIHCLTIIGQIEGHLALPPQNKTTKYEHIIPQLVAIEQNPKIEGLLIILNTVGGDVEAGLAISEMLATLSKPSVSIVLGGGHSIGVPIATSCTYSFIAETATMTIHPIRLTGLVIGVPATFEYMDKMQDRVINFVTKHSNITEEKFKDLMFAKGNLTRDIGTNVIGADAVEYGLIDEVGGLGPAMKKLNELIDHQKAVNEGLIQ, encoded by the coding sequence ATGGACAAAGATTTACAAAAAAGTAAATCTGAAAATCAAGAAGGCCAAGAACCTCAAAAAGACGAGCGAGCTTCTTCCTCATTAATGGAAAAGATTCAGCAATTAGGGCAAACAAATGTCCCGCAGCTTTCAACTGATTCCAAAATTCATTGCCTAACAATTATTGGACAGATTGAAGGGCATTTAGCTCTTCCGCCTCAAAATAAAACGACTAAATACGAGCACATTATCCCGCAGTTAGTAGCCATTGAACAAAACCCTAAGATTGAGGGATTATTAATTATCTTAAATACAGTCGGCGGCGATGTTGAGGCAGGACTCGCAATTTCAGAGATGCTTGCAACCTTATCAAAACCATCTGTCTCTATCGTTCTAGGTGGAGGTCATTCGATTGGCGTGCCAATTGCAACTTCTTGTACTTATTCGTTTATTGCTGAAACCGCAACGATGACCATTCATCCAATCCGGCTAACTGGACTAGTGATTGGGGTACCTGCAACCTTCGAATATATGGATAAGATGCAGGATCGAGTGATTAATTTTGTAACAAAGCATTCTAATATTACAGAAGAGAAATTTAAAGATTTAATGTTTGCAAAAGGCAATTTGACGAGAGATATTGGCACAAATGTAATTGGTGCCGATGCAGTTGAATATGGGTTAATAGATGAAGTTGGCGGATTAGGGCCAGCAATGAAAAAGTTAAATGAATTGATTGACCATCAAAAGGCCGTTAATGAAGGGTTGATTCAATGA
- a CDS encoding YlzJ-like family protein — protein sequence MMLYTMVPQELIFPYEPDSKTNHQMVSYQGVPLLVEYSDQQNVQVIRILSSDPQHFLDEQICPGAKISCANIEGFAAN from the coding sequence ATGATGTTATATACAATGGTGCCGCAAGAGCTTATTTTCCCTTATGAACCAGATTCAAAAACTAATCACCAGATGGTATCCTATCAAGGTGTACCATTATTAGTAGAGTACTCAGATCAACAAAACGTTCAGGTTATACGTATCTTAAGCAGTGATCCGCAGCATTTTCTTGACGAACAGATTTGCCCAGGAGCGAAAATTTCTTGTGCAAACATTGAAGGATTTGCCGCAAACTAG
- a CDS encoding DNA translocase FtsK: MAKKKRRTKKKRDNHLKRTVQFELTALALLALVIISMAKLGAVGKAAVLFFRFWMGEWYILSLIGLLALSVYLMWKREIPFFFHIKLTGLYLIVSSILLLSHDKLFRLLSNDGKFTNPSVISNTWELFMMEVRGETSTIDLGGGMVGAVLFALFHYLFAAAGTKIIAIIFILIGFILITGRSFGDVIAKIGLSIGDFSKDQWEAFKTDISEWKQKQKERKEEKRIQKQLERENRVPSPIPEISNPGQVNQEEIKTAEPIISSFADRAYVEEVPKQKKRNNESKNKATESHNNDEDDQTPPITFTEVENAAYELPPLNLLKLPKKTDQSGEYELIHANAAKLERTFQSFGVKARVTQVHLGPAVTKYEVHPDVGVKVSKIVSLSDDLALALAAKDIRIEAPIPGKSAIGIEVPNSEVAIVSLREVLEATHNKKPESKLLIGLGRDITGEAVVAELNKMPHLLVAGSTGSGKSVCINGIITSILMRAKPHEVKLMMIDPKMVELNGYNGVPHLLAPVVTDPKKASQALKKVVSEMERRYELFSHTGTRNIEGYNDHVKRHNNEEDDKQPLLPFIVVIVDELADLMMVASSDVEDSITRLAQMARAAGIHLIIATQRPSVDVITGVIKANIPSRIAFAVSSATDSRTILDMGGAEKLLGRGDMLFLPVGESKPVRVQGAFLSDMEVEDTVNFVIGQQKAQYQEEMIPDDTPEAKGEVDDDLYAEAVDLVIDMQTASVSMLQRRFRIGYTRAARLIDEMEARGIVGAYEGSKPRNVLQTKTTEEVN; this comes from the coding sequence ATGGCGAAAAAAAAGCGAAGAACTAAAAAGAAAAGAGACAATCATTTAAAGCGTACAGTCCAATTTGAACTAACAGCACTTGCCCTATTAGCACTAGTGATCATTTCAATGGCGAAATTAGGGGCAGTAGGAAAAGCAGCTGTTTTATTCTTCAGGTTTTGGATGGGTGAATGGTACATACTCAGCCTTATTGGGCTCCTTGCTCTAAGTGTTTACTTAATGTGGAAACGCGAAATTCCATTTTTCTTTCATATTAAATTAACAGGACTTTATTTAATCGTTTCGTCGATTCTTTTGTTAAGTCATGACAAACTATTTCGCTTGTTATCCAATGATGGGAAGTTTACAAATCCAAGTGTCATAAGCAATACTTGGGAATTATTTATGATGGAAGTAAGAGGGGAAACAAGTACAATTGATCTTGGCGGCGGAATGGTTGGTGCCGTTCTTTTTGCCCTATTCCATTACCTTTTTGCAGCAGCTGGAACGAAGATTATAGCTATCATTTTTATCTTAATCGGCTTTATTTTGATTACTGGAAGGTCATTTGGGGATGTTATTGCAAAAATCGGACTCTCTATAGGTGATTTTTCAAAAGATCAATGGGAAGCTTTTAAGACGGATATATCAGAGTGGAAACAAAAGCAGAAGGAACGTAAGGAAGAAAAAAGAATACAAAAACAACTAGAGCGTGAAAATCGTGTTCCTAGTCCGATTCCCGAAATATCTAATCCAGGCCAAGTTAATCAAGAAGAAATAAAAACGGCCGAACCAATTATCTCTAGCTTTGCTGACCGTGCCTATGTGGAAGAAGTTCCAAAACAAAAGAAACGCAATAATGAATCGAAAAATAAAGCTACCGAATCACATAATAACGATGAAGATGACCAAACACCTCCAATTACCTTTACCGAGGTTGAAAATGCAGCATATGAGTTGCCGCCATTGAATCTATTAAAATTACCTAAGAAAACAGACCAAAGCGGTGAATATGAGTTAATTCATGCTAATGCTGCGAAGCTTGAGAGGACCTTTCAAAGCTTTGGTGTAAAAGCCCGTGTAACCCAAGTGCATCTAGGGCCGGCAGTTACAAAGTATGAAGTCCATCCAGATGTAGGAGTCAAGGTAAGTAAAATTGTTAGCTTAAGTGATGATTTGGCATTAGCGTTGGCGGCAAAAGATATTAGAATTGAAGCGCCAATCCCTGGTAAATCTGCTATTGGTATTGAAGTCCCTAATTCTGAGGTAGCCATTGTGTCATTAAGAGAGGTATTAGAAGCTACCCATAATAAAAAACCTGAATCAAAACTATTAATTGGTTTAGGCAGAGACATTACCGGTGAGGCTGTAGTAGCTGAATTAAATAAAATGCCACACTTGCTTGTTGCCGGTTCAACGGGGAGTGGGAAAAGTGTATGTATAAACGGTATTATTACGAGTATTTTGATGAGGGCAAAGCCTCATGAAGTAAAACTTATGATGATTGATCCCAAAATGGTGGAATTAAACGGCTATAACGGTGTACCTCATTTACTAGCACCGGTTGTAACGGACCCCAAAAAAGCCTCACAAGCTTTGAAAAAGGTCGTAAGTGAAATGGAAAGACGATATGAATTGTTCTCACATACCGGAACACGTAATATTGAAGGCTATAACGATCATGTAAAACGACATAATAATGAAGAAGATGATAAACAGCCTTTATTACCGTTTATTGTTGTTATTGTTGATGAACTTGCAGATTTAATGATGGTTGCATCATCAGATGTTGAAGATTCGATTACAAGGCTTGCACAAATGGCCCGTGCGGCAGGGATTCATCTAATCATTGCCACACAACGACCTTCTGTAGACGTCATCACAGGCGTTATAAAAGCGAATATTCCATCAAGAATTGCTTTTGCAGTTTCCAGTGCAACGGATTCTAGAACGATTTTAGATATGGGTGGTGCGGAAAAGCTACTTGGCAGGGGTGATATGTTATTTTTACCAGTAGGTGAATCAAAACCAGTCCGTGTTCAAGGAGCATTCTTATCAGACATGGAAGTGGAAGATACCGTTAATTTTGTTATTGGGCAGCAAAAAGCACAATACCAAGAAGAAATGATTCCAGATGATACACCAGAGGCAAAAGGTGAGGTTGACGATGACTTATACGCAGAAGCGGTTGATTTAGTTATAGATATGCAAACGGCATCCGTTTCCATGTTACAGCGACGTTTCCGTATAGGTTACACTAGAGCAGCACGTCTAATCGATGAAATGGAAGCAAGAGGAATTGTTGGTGCTTACGAAGGAAGTAAGCCAAGAAACGTACTTCAAACAAAAACAACTGAAGAAGTCAATTAA
- a CDS encoding GntR family transcriptional regulator: MSIKLDSRHLYLQVIDRLKQDIEEGVYKEKEKLPSEFDLAKQLGVSRATLREALRILEEENVIIRRHGVGTFVNGKPMFTSGIEQLSSVTDMILQAGMKPGTIFLSSSTIGATEEDSRRFSCSANEGIVVIERVRTANGEPVVYCIDKVPEKILPETFSHGEESIFHILEEEANRKITYAVAHIEPIGYHEKISSILECDPETALLVLKQMHFDEMDNPVLFSVNYFKADKFSFRVLRKRF; this comes from the coding sequence ATGTCTATTAAGCTTGATAGCCGACATTTATACTTACAAGTAATCGATCGGTTAAAGCAAGATATTGAAGAAGGGGTTTATAAAGAAAAAGAAAAATTACCCTCAGAATTCGATCTTGCCAAACAACTTGGTGTAAGTAGGGCGACTCTTAGAGAAGCTTTACGTATTCTCGAAGAAGAAAACGTTATCATTCGCCGCCATGGAGTGGGCACATTTGTTAACGGAAAGCCTATGTTTACTTCAGGGATTGAACAACTCAGTAGTGTAACTGACATGATTCTCCAGGCTGGGATGAAACCTGGAACTATTTTCTTAAGCTCATCGACTATTGGAGCTACCGAAGAGGATAGTCGCCGATTCTCATGTTCTGCAAATGAGGGAATTGTTGTTATTGAAAGGGTTAGAACTGCGAACGGTGAACCAGTCGTTTATTGTATCGATAAAGTCCCGGAAAAAATCTTGCCCGAAACATTTTCCCACGGAGAAGAATCAATCTTTCACATTTTGGAAGAGGAAGCAAACAGGAAAATTACATATGCGGTTGCTCATATAGAACCAATTGGTTATCATGAAAAAATTTCCTCCATTCTAGAATGTGATCCAGAAACTGCCTTACTTGTTTTAAAGCAAATGCATTTCGACGAAATGGATAATCCTGTCCTTTTTTCGGTAAACTACTTTAAAGCTGATAAGTTCAGTTTCAGGGTTTTAAGGAAAAGATTCTAA
- a CDS encoding BMP family ABC transporter substrate-binding protein, which yields MSVLLAASTVLAACGGDDEKTGDNGKDVKKSDLKVGMVTDAGTIDDKSFNQGTWEGILQAKEELGIQEKYLKPAGTTEAEYLKEMGNLYDAGYKFVVLPGFKFETAVFHAQDKYKDAKFVILDGNPHSGDFKPVVKDNTVAVFFAEHESGFLAGVAAALELKEGEAGFIGGMEIPAVQKFNWGFQQGVTYANENLGTKLNIKAENVLYQGSFDNVAAGGQIAAQMYDRGVNVIFTAAGGVGVGAINEAKTRGKAGDNIWIVGVDSDQYADGIYEGEKSIILTSAMKKLDNVTFDLIKRELDGDFPGGETLTFDAKNDGIGLPAENPNLSDDTTAKVKEVFEKIKSGDIKVAGEQGSLFK from the coding sequence ATGTCTGTTCTATTAGCAGCAAGCACAGTGTTAGCAGCATGTGGTGGAGACGACGAAAAGACTGGCGATAATGGCAAGGATGTTAAAAAATCAGACCTTAAAGTTGGTATGGTTACTGATGCAGGAACAATTGATGACAAATCGTTCAACCAAGGTACTTGGGAAGGTATTCTTCAAGCTAAAGAAGAACTCGGAATCCAAGAAAAATACCTTAAGCCAGCTGGTACTACTGAGGCAGAATATCTAAAGGAAATGGGCAATTTATATGATGCAGGTTATAAGTTTGTTGTATTACCTGGATTCAAGTTTGAAACTGCCGTATTCCATGCACAAGATAAATATAAAGATGCTAAATTTGTAATCCTTGATGGTAACCCGCATTCTGGTGACTTCAAGCCGGTTGTTAAAGACAATACTGTTGCAGTATTCTTCGCTGAACATGAATCAGGCTTCTTGGCAGGTGTAGCTGCTGCTCTTGAATTAAAAGAAGGAGAAGCAGGATTCATCGGCGGTATGGAAATTCCTGCTGTTCAAAAGTTTAACTGGGGCTTCCAACAAGGTGTTACATACGCTAACGAAAACCTAGGTACAAAACTTAACATTAAAGCTGAAAACGTACTTTACCAAGGTTCATTTGATAACGTAGCAGCTGGTGGACAAATTGCTGCACAAATGTATGACCGTGGTGTAAATGTAATCTTCACTGCTGCTGGCGGTGTTGGTGTAGGTGCGATCAACGAAGCAAAAACTCGTGGTAAAGCTGGTGACAACATCTGGATCGTTGGCGTTGACTCTGACCAATATGCTGACGGTATCTATGAAGGTGAAAAATCAATTATCTTAACTTCAGCAATGAAGAAATTAGATAATGTAACATTTGACTTAATTAAGCGTGAGTTAGATGGTGATTTCCCTGGCGGCGAAACATTAACGTTCGATGCTAAAAACGATGGTATTGGCTTACCGGCAGAAAATCCTAACTTAAGCGATGATACAACAGCTAAAGTAAAAGAAGTATTTGAAAAAATTAAGTCAGGCGATATTAAAGTGGCTGGCGAACAAGGAAGTTTATTCAAGTAA
- a CDS encoding ABC transporter ATP-binding protein produces the protein MSYVVEMLNIRKEFPGIVANDNITLTLKKGEIHALLGENGAGKSTLMGVLFGMYQPEQGIIKIREKEVRIGNPSVANQLGIGMVHQHFKLVDNFTVTENIILGTEPVKGMVLDIDTAAKKIEELSKHYGLNVDPYSKIEDISVGMQQRVEIMKMLYREAEVLIFDEPTAVLTPHEIEELMKIMRNLINEGKSIIIITHKLKEIKAVADRCTVIRRGKGIGTVNVKETSEASLAEMMVGRHVNFKVDKKDSTPGDVVLQIDSISVKNNRKVLGLKNFSIEVKRGEIVGVAGVEGNGQSELVEAITGLRKVESGKMFINGQEITNISIRQRIESGIGHIPEDRQKRGLVLDYTLENNMVLEVYNKPPFSKVGLLNGAAIKKYAKNILEKFDVRSGEGGVSIARTLSGGNQQKAIIGREMELDPDLLIAVQPTRGLDVGSIEYIHKRLIEHRNRGKAVLLISLELDEVLQLSDRIAIVNNGELIGTVIASETNENEVGLMMAGVNKERSV, from the coding sequence ATGAGTTATGTGGTTGAAATGCTCAATATCAGGAAGGAATTCCCAGGTATTGTTGCGAATGATAATATTACCCTAACATTAAAAAAAGGGGAAATACATGCCTTATTAGGTGAAAACGGTGCTGGAAAATCAACACTAATGGGTGTATTATTCGGTATGTATCAACCTGAACAAGGGATTATTAAAATCCGTGAAAAGGAAGTCCGTATTGGAAATCCCAGCGTAGCCAATCAACTTGGTATCGGGATGGTTCATCAGCATTTTAAATTAGTAGATAATTTTACAGTAACTGAAAATATTATTCTAGGCACTGAACCGGTAAAAGGTATGGTCCTAGATATTGATACGGCCGCAAAAAAAATCGAAGAACTGTCAAAGCATTATGGCTTAAATGTTGATCCCTATTCAAAGATTGAAGATATATCTGTCGGAATGCAACAAAGAGTAGAAATTATGAAAATGCTTTACCGTGAAGCAGAGGTTCTTATTTTTGACGAACCAACAGCAGTATTAACTCCACATGAAATCGAAGAGCTAATGAAAATTATGCGTAACCTTATTAATGAAGGAAAGTCAATTATTATTATTACACATAAATTGAAAGAAATTAAAGCAGTTGCAGACCGTTGTACTGTCATTCGACGTGGAAAAGGAATTGGAACGGTTAACGTGAAAGAGACTAGTGAGGCAAGTCTTGCTGAGATGATGGTTGGCCGACATGTTAACTTTAAAGTGGATAAGAAAGATAGTACACCTGGTGATGTTGTACTTCAAATAGATTCTATTTCTGTAAAAAACAACAGAAAAGTATTGGGACTTAAAAACTTCTCTATTGAAGTCAAAAGAGGAGAAATAGTCGGTGTTGCCGGAGTGGAAGGAAATGGTCAATCTGAACTCGTGGAAGCGATAACCGGACTGAGGAAAGTAGAATCAGGAAAAATGTTTATTAATGGGCAAGAAATTACTAATATTTCTATTCGCCAAAGAATAGAAAGCGGAATTGGTCATATACCTGAAGACAGACAAAAGCGCGGACTTGTTTTAGATTACACGTTAGAAAATAACATGGTCTTAGAGGTATATAATAAACCTCCGTTTTCAAAGGTTGGGTTATTAAACGGTGCAGCAATTAAGAAATATGCCAAAAATATATTAGAAAAGTTTGACGTTCGTTCAGGTGAAGGCGGAGTTTCAATAGCTAGGACCTTATCTGGAGGAAATCAGCAAAAGGCAATCATCGGGAGAGAAATGGAATTAGACCCGGATTTGCTTATTGCGGTACAGCCTACTCGTGGACTTGATGTAGGATCGATTGAATATATCCACAAAAGATTAATCGAGCATCGTAATAGAGGAAAGGCAGTTCTTCTAATTTCTTTAGAGCTTGATGAAGTTCTTCAGCTTTCAGACCGCATCGCCATCGTTAACAATGGAGAATTGATTGGTACTGTAATTGCTTCTGAAACGAACGAGAATGAGGTAGGACTGATGATGGCAGGAGTGAATAAGGAGAGAAGTGTATGA
- a CDS encoding ABC transporter permease has product MRNTIVSLISIILGLIAGGLLMLFIGASPIEGYTYLFQGALKNISRIGDTLATATPLVFTGLAVAFAFRTGLFNIGVAGQMLIGGLAATAVALTFDLSRPILLLLMVIAGILGGALWAFIPGLFKARFNVHEVVSTIMMNWIAYWTVYYIVPAFFKGEFLETESRKLAESSTLRTPWLTEMFQGSYINLGLFFAVIAVLIMAFIIDKTTLGFELKAVGFNRHAAEYAGMKVNRNIILSMLISGALAGLGGVALYTGNASSIQIGILPSQGFDGIAVALLGANNPIGVFFAAILFGILYSGTGFMNAMIEIPPELANTIIAIIIYFAATSVLIDRVLNKFRKTRSNANDVNGPVGKKGEA; this is encoded by the coding sequence ATGAGAAACACAATTGTATCACTAATATCGATAATTTTAGGACTAATTGCTGGAGGCTTATTGATGCTCTTCATAGGGGCAAGCCCTATCGAAGGATACACTTACTTATTTCAAGGAGCTTTAAAAAATATTTCACGTATAGGTGATACGTTAGCAACTGCAACGCCGTTAGTTTTTACTGGACTTGCTGTGGCTTTTGCATTTCGGACGGGTCTCTTTAATATTGGTGTAGCAGGACAAATGTTGATTGGTGGTCTTGCAGCCACTGCTGTTGCCTTAACATTTGATTTATCAAGACCGATTCTGCTCCTTTTAATGGTAATTGCCGGTATTTTAGGCGGAGCATTGTGGGCGTTTATTCCAGGTTTATTTAAAGCACGATTTAATGTGCATGAAGTAGTATCAACCATTATGATGAACTGGATTGCTTATTGGACAGTCTATTATATCGTTCCGGCATTTTTTAAAGGTGAATTCCTAGAAACTGAATCACGGAAACTTGCCGAATCGTCTACTTTGAGAACACCTTGGCTAACTGAAATGTTTCAGGGTTCATATATAAACCTTGGGCTTTTCTTTGCAGTTATTGCCGTGCTCATTATGGCATTTATTATTGATAAAACAACATTAGGATTTGAATTAAAAGCTGTAGGTTTCAATCGGCACGCTGCAGAATATGCAGGTATGAAAGTTAATCGCAATATTATCTTATCCATGTTAATTTCAGGTGCCCTTGCAGGTCTAGGCGGAGTTGCATTATACACTGGTAATGCTTCCAGCATACAAATCGGAATTTTACCCTCGCAAGGCTTTGATGGAATTGCCGTAGCATTACTTGGAGCTAATAATCCAATTGGTGTATTTTTCGCAGCCATTCTCTTTGGAATTCTCTATTCAGGGACAGGGTTTATGAATGCGATGATTGAAATTCCGCCGGAACTTGCAAATACAATTATTGCTATTATTATTTATTTTGCTGCAACCAGCGTATTAATTGACCGTGTGTTAAATAAATTCCGCAAGACACGTTCAAATGCAAATGATGTAAATGGACCTGTTGGCAAGAAGGGAGAAGCATGA
- a CDS encoding ABC transporter permease, producing MWTIIEQIFPYAIVFTIPLLITALGGLFSERSGIVNIGLEGLMVVGAFASAITVNFLQNTMDGQTALWIGVLVAVVVGILFSLLHAFASINLSADQVISGVAINMIAAALTVFLARNITGSGNIRITGGFTPFDVPILSQIPIIGDLLFTKTYATTWFILLVLLVSTFILNKTKFGLRLKSCGEFPQAAQAAGINVIRIRYLGVMISGAFSGLGGAIIILTYAGEFTGTVSGLGFLALASLIFGQWRPLGILGATLFFGFASTIANVSQVIPELAVIPPIILKIFPYVVTLIALVLFSKSSQAPKAAGEPFDPGKR from the coding sequence ATGTGGACCATAATTGAACAAATATTCCCTTACGCAATTGTTTTTACAATTCCTCTTCTTATAACAGCATTAGGTGGTCTTTTTAGTGAAAGAAGTGGTATCGTTAATATTGGGTTAGAAGGTTTAATGGTTGTAGGAGCATTTGCGAGTGCAATTACTGTTAACTTTTTGCAAAATACGATGGATGGACAAACGGCTCTTTGGATTGGTGTATTAGTAGCGGTTGTGGTAGGAATTTTGTTTTCCCTATTACATGCTTTTGCAAGTATTAATTTAAGTGCAGACCAAGTTATCAGTGGTGTAGCCATAAATATGATTGCAGCGGCATTAACCGTGTTTTTAGCTAGAAATATTACTGGCAGTGGTAATATTCGTATCACAGGCGGTTTTACACCATTTGATGTGCCAATTTTATCGCAAATTCCAATTATTGGAGATCTATTGTTTACAAAAACGTATGCGACAACTTGGTTTATTTTATTAGTGCTTCTTGTTAGTACGTTTATTCTTAATAAAACCAAATTTGGATTGCGTTTAAAATCCTGTGGTGAGTTTCCGCAGGCCGCTCAAGCTGCTGGGATTAATGTAATCAGAATCCGCTATTTGGGCGTTATGATTTCTGGTGCATTCTCTGGATTAGGCGGAGCAATCATTATTTTAACTTACGCTGGAGAATTTACTGGAACTGTTTCTGGTCTAGGATTTTTAGCACTAGCATCGTTAATTTTTGGTCAATGGAGACCATTGGGGATTTTGGGAGCAACGTTGTTTTTCGGATTTGCAAGTACAATTGCTAACGTATCGCAGGTTATTCCTGAATTGGCCGTTATTCCGCCAATTATTCTGAAAATTTTCCCATATGTAGTTACGTTAATTGCGTTAGTACTCTTTTCTAAATCTTCTCAGGCACCGAAAGCAGCTGGAGAACCATTCGATCCGGGTAAGCGTTAA